The following proteins are encoded in a genomic region of Sulfurovum indicum:
- a CDS encoding NAD(P)H-hydrate dehydratase, producing MRKLFKSCYALDQKCYEQYGLNEDILMEHAARGMAEYIKGRFEEGASVLIVSGPGNNGADGIVLARQLFGAYEVHLYMPFGVKSPMARLQLERVQKLGISLCDEPKEADVIVDALFGAGLNRRLDEATQQLLHRLNALNGFKLACDVPTGVGSDGRLMPFAFDADVTITMGALKESLYLDESKDMVGEIVCTDLGVSRERYEDQSDTFVLDASDLQLPIRTAASTHKGTFGHAAVFCGEKEGAGIIAGMAASRFGAGLTTLIVHEKVSQPPFLMHTTVVPSSATALAIGMGLGAHFDQEFLDKYVIKSHLPIVLDADAFYSKELLGILEQNEREVVITPHPKEFSVLWSQINGEEISVDEIQCNRFEMVRKFNARYPHVTLLLKGANMLIMQEERLYINPLGTSVLSKGGSGDVLSGLIAALLAQGYTGLEAAIQGSLTLTLAAQNYKGASYAILPTDLIDAIQYLEMSQK from the coding sequence ATGCGGAAACTATTCAAGTCCTGTTATGCACTGGATCAAAAATGCTATGAACAATACGGGTTAAATGAAGATATTCTTATGGAGCATGCTGCAAGAGGAATGGCAGAGTATATCAAAGGCCGCTTTGAGGAAGGTGCGTCCGTACTGATTGTTTCCGGTCCCGGGAATAACGGTGCAGACGGTATTGTCCTAGCACGTCAGCTTTTTGGTGCTTATGAGGTCCATCTTTATATGCCGTTTGGTGTGAAATCGCCTATGGCAAGATTACAGCTTGAGCGCGTACAAAAGCTTGGCATATCACTTTGTGATGAGCCAAAAGAGGCTGATGTGATCGTCGATGCGCTTTTTGGTGCCGGTTTGAATCGCCGGCTTGATGAGGCAACGCAGCAGCTTCTTCACAGACTTAATGCCCTCAACGGCTTCAAGCTTGCATGTGATGTGCCTACAGGTGTGGGAAGTGACGGTAGATTGATGCCGTTTGCTTTTGACGCGGATGTGACCATAACGATGGGAGCGCTTAAAGAGAGCCTTTATCTTGATGAGAGTAAAGATATGGTCGGAGAGATCGTGTGTACCGATCTGGGGGTCAGTAGAGAGAGGTATGAAGACCAAAGTGATACATTTGTACTGGATGCCTCAGATCTTCAGCTGCCGATCCGGACTGCAGCATCAACTCATAAAGGAACATTTGGACATGCTGCTGTCTTCTGTGGGGAGAAAGAGGGGGCAGGCATTATAGCCGGGATGGCTGCCAGTCGTTTTGGTGCGGGTCTGACAACACTGATCGTACATGAAAAGGTCTCTCAACCGCCATTTTTAATGCATACAACGGTTGTGCCTTCATCGGCAACGGCACTGGCCATAGGTATGGGCCTTGGTGCACACTTTGACCAGGAGTTCCTGGACAAGTATGTCATTAAGAGCCATTTGCCGATCGTGCTTGATGCAGATGCCTTCTACTCAAAAGAGCTGCTTGGTATTCTGGAACAGAACGAACGTGAAGTGGTTATTACACCGCATCCTAAAGAGTTTTCTGTACTTTGGAGTCAAATAAACGGTGAGGAGATCAGTGTAGACGAGATACAGTGCAACCGTTTTGAAATGGTAAGAAAGTTCAATGCAAGGTATCCGCATGTAACACTGCTGCTTAAGGGGGCCAATATGCTCATTATGCAGGAAGAACGGCTCTATATCAATCCGCTTGGGACATCGGTACTAAGCAAAGGAGGCAGCGGTGATGTACTCTCGGGGCTGATTGCCGCACTGCTTGCACAGGGATATACCGGACTGGAAGCAGCTATACAAGGTTCACTCACACTTACTCTGGCAGCACAGAACTATAAAGGTGCTTCTTATGCAATACTCCCGACAGACCTGATCGATGCGATACAGTATCTTGAAATGTCACAGAAATAA
- the rpsU gene encoding 30S ribosomal protein S21, whose amino-acid sequence MPGIKLTPRDSFDDAYRKFKRQCDRNLIVTEARARQHYETKTEKRKKEKIATRKKILKKLFMLRRYESRL is encoded by the coding sequence ATGCCAGGAATTAAACTTACTCCACGTGACTCTTTTGATGATGCGTACAGAAAATTCAAAAGACAGTGTGACAGAAACCTTATCGTGACTGAAGCAAGAGCTAGACAGCACTACGAGACAAAGACTGAAAAGAGAAAGAAAGAGAAGATCGCTACCCGCAAGAAGATCCTCAAGAAACTTTTCATGCTCAGAAGATACGAGTCAAGACTGTAA
- the purT gene encoding formate-dependent phosphoribosylglycinamide formyltransferase — MTFTAPLQKDAIKIMLLGSGELGKEVAIEAQRLGIEVIAVDKYENAPAHLVSNRSYTINMQDEAAVLEVIKKEHPTYILPEVEAISISALFEAEKRGFHVIPNAEAVNKTMNRKNIRVFAAETLGLKTSKYEFVTTLEGLKAAAERMGFPCVIKPVMSSSGHGQSIAKTPDDIEKSWEIAKEARGDASELIVEEFVPFDYEITLLTVRNETGTVFCKPIGHIQKDGDFILSWQPMPMSNAALEKAQDIAKAVTDGLGGRGIFGVEFFVKGEEVYFSELSPRPHDTGMVTLITQSQSEFALHVRAVLGLPLDFTFYGAGACGAYKAKNESCTPVLDIPDDAFTANSFVRVFGKPESHIGRRMAVSLVLDNDVEAAKTRATQIISQIDDH, encoded by the coding sequence ATGACATTTACTGCCCCCTTACAAAAAGATGCTATCAAGATCATGCTGCTTGGTTCGGGAGAACTGGGTAAAGAGGTTGCCATCGAAGCCCAAAGGCTCGGCATCGAAGTGATCGCCGTGGACAAATATGAGAATGCCCCTGCCCATCTTGTCTCAAACAGAAGCTATACGATCAATATGCAGGATGAAGCTGCCGTTCTTGAAGTGATCAAAAAGGAGCATCCGACTTACATCCTGCCCGAAGTAGAAGCCATCTCGATCTCCGCACTCTTTGAAGCAGAAAAACGCGGTTTTCATGTCATTCCAAATGCCGAAGCAGTCAACAAGACGATGAACCGAAAGAATATCCGTGTCTTTGCTGCAGAAACACTTGGGCTTAAAACCTCAAAGTATGAATTTGTCACAACCCTTGAAGGACTCAAAGCTGCCGCAGAGCGTATGGGCTTTCCTTGTGTCATCAAGCCTGTAATGAGCTCTTCGGGACACGGGCAGAGCATTGCAAAAACACCCGATGATATTGAAAAATCATGGGAGATCGCAAAAGAGGCCCGCGGAGATGCATCTGAACTCATTGTCGAAGAGTTCGTTCCTTTTGATTACGAGATCACACTCCTGACTGTGCGCAACGAAACAGGTACTGTCTTTTGTAAGCCCATTGGTCACATACAAAAAGACGGGGACTTCATCCTCTCCTGGCAGCCAATGCCTATGAGTAATGCTGCCCTTGAGAAAGCGCAGGATATCGCCAAAGCAGTTACAGACGGACTTGGCGGCCGCGGGATCTTCGGTGTCGAATTTTTTGTCAAAGGAGAAGAAGTCTATTTCTCAGAGCTGAGCCCGCGCCCGCATGATACAGGGATGGTTACGCTCATAACCCAAAGCCAGAGCGAATTTGCCCTGCATGTACGCGCTGTCCTGGGACTGCCGCTTGACTTTACCTTCTACGGTGCTGGTGCCTGTGGAGCTTACAAAGCAAAGAATGAAAGCTGCACACCGGTACTTGATATCCCCGATGATGCCTTTACGGCAAACAGTTTCGTGCGTGTCTTTGGAAAACCTGAATCACACATCGGCCGTCGTATGGCTGTCAGTCTTGTACTTGACAACGATGTCGAAGCAGCTAAAACACGTGCTACACAGATCATTTCACAGATCGATGACCACTAA
- a CDS encoding secondary thiamine-phosphate synthase enzyme YjbQ, whose protein sequence is MHLITEQIEAKIKGGISIGLAHLFLQHTSASLCINENIDPTVRSDAETFLNDLVPEDYPKFRHTYEGSDDMPAHLKNMFLGTSLTIPITHGKLALGTWQGIYLFEHRDHAGSRAIIITLQGD, encoded by the coding sequence ATGCACCTGATCACAGAACAGATCGAAGCGAAGATCAAAGGCGGTATCTCCATCGGTTTGGCACATCTTTTTCTCCAGCACACCAGTGCCTCACTCTGTATCAACGAGAATATCGACCCGACCGTACGCAGCGATGCGGAAACCTTTTTAAATGACCTTGTGCCTGAAGATTATCCGAAGTTCCGCCATACTTACGAAGGAAGTGACGATATGCCTGCTCATTTGAAGAATATGTTTCTGGGCACTTCATTGACAATTCCCATAACTCATGGTAAGCTTGCTTTAGGTACATGGCAGGGGATATACCTTTTCGAACACAGGGATCATGCCGGAAGCAGAGCCATTATCATAACACTGCAAGGAGATTAG
- a CDS encoding D-2-hydroxyacid dehydrogenase: MRKQIVILDMLTLGEDLDLTVLEKFGDVRAYKNSTVDATLERIQNADIVISNKAVLTEEMMQKSPKLALICIAATGMNNVDLNAAQKLGIAVKNVAGYSTQSVVQHTFGMLFYLLEHLNYYNDAVQTGLWSMSGLFTDLSHPFHEISGKKWGIIGMGTIGKEVAKVATAFGAKISYYSTSGDNLDQPYINQPLDVLLSTSDIISIHAPLNEKTYALINETNLPLLKKKAVLLNLGRGGIINETDLAYELDRREIYAGLDVLEKEPLDPHNRLNQIEHKERLLITPHIAWTSIEARKRLLEGIVANIKSFLENKR; the protein is encoded by the coding sequence ATGCGAAAACAGATCGTCATACTCGATATGCTAACACTCGGAGAAGACCTTGATCTTACAGTACTTGAAAAGTTCGGTGACGTAAGAGCCTATAAGAACAGTACGGTTGACGCAACTCTTGAGCGTATACAAAACGCGGATATCGTAATCAGCAACAAAGCCGTACTTACTGAGGAGATGATGCAAAAGTCACCAAAACTTGCATTGATCTGTATCGCTGCAACAGGGATGAACAATGTCGATCTCAATGCTGCCCAAAAACTTGGGATCGCCGTTAAAAATGTTGCCGGCTACTCTACCCAGTCTGTCGTACAACATACCTTCGGCATGCTCTTCTATCTTCTAGAACATCTCAATTACTATAATGATGCTGTACAGACAGGTCTTTGGAGTATGTCGGGTCTCTTTACAGATCTCAGCCATCCTTTTCATGAGATTTCCGGGAAAAAATGGGGAATTATCGGTATGGGGACCATCGGCAAGGAGGTCGCTAAAGTAGCTACAGCCTTTGGCGCAAAGATCAGTTACTACTCTACCAGCGGAGACAATCTCGACCAACCATATATCAACCAGCCTCTTGATGTACTTTTAAGTACCAGTGATATCATATCCATACATGCGCCGCTCAATGAGAAAACCTATGCCCTGATAAATGAGACCAATCTACCTCTTCTCAAAAAGAAAGCTGTCCTGCTCAACCTTGGCCGAGGAGGGATCATTAATGAAACTGACCTTGCATATGAGCTTGACAGACGGGAGATCTATGCAGGACTGGATGTACTGGAAAAAGAGCCTCTTGATCCACACAACCGACTCAATCAGATAGAGCATAAAGAGAGACTGCTTATAACCCCTCATATCGCATGGACAAGCATTGAAGCGAGAAAAAGACTGCTTGAGGGTATTGTTGCAAACATCAAATCATTTTTGGAGAATAAACGATGA
- a CDS encoding FAD-dependent oxidoreductase has product MIDVLIIGSGGAGLSAALAAKEAGASVLVVGKMYPTNSQTSMAQGGMNASLGNMGEDHISLHVQDTVKSAKGLCDEDMVRHMCADAPKTIAWLEKLGVPFSRINKEALQNDRDPNASLKTIAQRQLGGASAKRACYAQDYTGLKILHTLYDTCLKEGINFLDEHFLLNLIVPEDTVKGATFLDIRTGEVKQIDAKSVILATGGYAGIYHGFTTNMYGASGDGAAAVLRAGGAVSDMEFIQFHPTALKHSCILVSESARGEGGYLLNEAGDRFIDELKPRDEVARAIFSQIQAGQHVYLDVRHLGEEKLTELLPQEVELCKLHEHVDPAHELIPIKPVAHYSMGGIDVDYALEVNGIKGCFAAGECSNAKVHGANRLGGNSLLEITAFGRFAGENAYKHSIYASSKPADETQLQKDRREIASIFSKKSSISFYSYREKLGSLFYKKVGIIRENSRLQEALEEVISMQIAQKEMGITDKNKTNNQNLIEFLEFQNTLLLAPAIISAAIARDESRGAHYKVGFEEEDEDFKKHIVLQWKRDNQEGESTL; this is encoded by the coding sequence ATGATAGACGTACTCATTATCGGGTCCGGCGGTGCCGGACTCTCTGCTGCACTTGCCGCCAAAGAAGCCGGAGCATCAGTACTTGTCGTCGGGAAAATGTACCCGACCAACTCCCAGACTTCTATGGCACAGGGAGGGATGAATGCCTCACTTGGCAATATGGGTGAAGATCATATCTCTCTGCACGTTCAGGATACTGTGAAATCCGCCAAAGGTCTTTGCGATGAAGATATGGTACGCCATATGTGCGCAGATGCTCCCAAAACCATTGCGTGGCTTGAAAAACTGGGCGTTCCGTTTAGTCGTATCAATAAAGAAGCTCTGCAAAATGATAGAGACCCTAACGCTTCACTAAAAACAATTGCCCAGCGGCAACTCGGTGGTGCTTCGGCAAAACGTGCCTGTTATGCACAGGACTATACCGGACTGAAGATCCTGCATACACTGTATGATACCTGTCTTAAAGAGGGAATCAACTTCCTGGATGAACACTTTCTTCTTAATCTCATCGTACCTGAAGATACAGTAAAAGGCGCTACTTTTCTTGATATCCGTACAGGAGAGGTCAAACAGATCGATGCCAAGTCCGTGATACTTGCTACAGGCGGATACGCAGGCATCTATCACGGTTTTACGACCAATATGTACGGAGCCAGCGGCGATGGTGCTGCTGCGGTACTTCGTGCAGGCGGTGCCGTAAGCGATATGGAGTTCATACAGTTCCATCCTACTGCACTCAAACATTCCTGCATTCTTGTCAGCGAGAGTGCCCGGGGAGAGGGCGGATACCTGCTCAATGAAGCAGGGGATCGGTTCATCGATGAACTCAAGCCGCGTGATGAAGTGGCACGCGCCATCTTTTCACAGATCCAGGCAGGGCAACATGTCTATTTGGATGTACGCCATTTGGGAGAAGAAAAACTGACCGAGCTGCTTCCCCAGGAGGTGGAACTATGTAAACTGCATGAACATGTAGACCCTGCGCATGAGCTTATCCCCATCAAACCAGTAGCCCACTACTCCATGGGCGGAATTGATGTTGACTATGCTCTTGAGGTAAATGGTATCAAAGGATGTTTTGCCGCAGGAGAGTGCTCCAATGCCAAAGTGCATGGAGCCAACCGTCTTGGTGGAAATTCTCTGCTTGAGATCACTGCATTTGGGCGCTTTGCAGGGGAAAATGCCTATAAACACAGTATCTATGCCAGTTCAAAACCTGCAGATGAAACACAACTTCAAAAAGACCGCAGAGAGATAGCTTCTATTTTCTCCAAAAAAAGCAGTATCAGCTTCTACAGTTACAGAGAAAAGCTGGGGAGCCTCTTCTATAAAAAAGTAGGGATCATCCGTGAGAACTCCCGACTCCAGGAAGCACTTGAAGAGGTAATTTCAATGCAGATAGCACAAAAAGAGATGGGGATCACAGACAAAAACAAAACCAATAACCAAAACCTCATAGAGTTTCTGGAGTTCCAAAACACTCTGCTTCTGGCACCTGCCATCATCTCTGCCGCTATTGCCAGAGACGAAAGCCGCGGGGCACACTACAAAGTCGGATTTGAAGAAGAAGACGAA